The Sorangiineae bacterium MSr11954 DNA segment GGTGTCGATGCAATAGACGGAGGCGTCGGCCGCCATCAGCTCGAGCAGCGCATCGCGGTAAGCCTCGCGGGGAGGACGAGCTAGGTCGCTCATTGGACGGGTACCCTCTTTCGCAGTCGGGCAAAGTGGCTCTTGAGCGTGCCCTCCACCGCCGCGATGCCTTTGCCCTTGACGGTCTTGGCCACCAGCACGGTCGGCGTGCCGGGCGTATTCGGCGGCTGGGAGGAAGACAAGACGTCCTTCAATCGATCGATGTCGTGCCCGTCCACGTCGTGGACCATCCAGCCGAAGGAGCGCCATCGCTCGACCAGCGGCTCCAGGCGCACCGTTTGCTCCGTGGGCCCCGTGATCTGCAGCCCGTTGCGATCGACGATGGCGACCAAGTTGTCGAGCCGCAGCGAGGGCGCGGCCATGGCCGCTTCCCACACCGAGCCCTCCTGCAGCTCGCCGTCGCCGAGGACGCAAAAGACGCGGCGACGGCGGGCCTCATCGCGATCGCGCGACGCCAGCGCAAAGCCCAACGCGAGGGACAAACCGTGACCCAACGAGCCGGTGGGCATTTCGATGCCGGGCACCGCCCGCACGGGGTGGGCCATCAGCCGGCTGCCGGGTTGGCCAAAGGTCGCGAGCTCGTCGACGGGGAAGAACCCGCGTTCGGCCAAGGTCGCATAGAGCGCGAGCACGCCGTGGCCTTTGCTCAAGATGAAGATGTCGCGGTCGGGGTGCGCGGGATCGTTGGGGTCGACGCGCAGCACGGAGAAGTAGAGGACGGTCAGGATATCGGCCAAGGAGAGCGCGCCGCCGAGGTGCCCGCCCTCGGGGGAGATGCAGAGCGCGACGATGTGCTCGCGAATCGTGCGCGCGCGCGCGGCCAGGGCGTCGCGATCGAGGCTCGGATTATTCAAGGGTCGGCTCCTCGCGCCCATATCGGGCGGGCACGGCGATTCCCTGGGGGAAGCGCGAGAGGGCGCGAAGCTCGGGTTGGCCGTCGCGCGGCACCACGTAAGGCCGGATCGCGGCGAGGGGGCGGCGGAAGTCGTACGACGTTTCGGTCGCGGCCTCGCCGCCCAGCTGCGCCAATGTCGCGCGAACCGCGTCGAGCTCGAGCGCGCCGCCCGCGGGCCACACATCGGCGCCGAGAAAGACGGTCCCGCGCGGTTGCATCGCATGGTGCTGCTGGATGCTCGAAGGCACGCCCCGGGCGATGAGACCGGTGGCGGCGCGCGGTATGTCGCCGGCAAGAAACCACGCGACGAGGACGCCGTTCTCCGGGAGCGCATCGTCGCCCTCCCAGGGAAAATCGAGCGGTGTTCGAGGGGTGGACGGATCGCGCTCCATCGTCACCTCGGTGAGCGGCTTGCCCAGCGCGGGCCATCGATCGACGATCCGATAGCCGCGGCGGATCCACAGCTGCGGCTTTCCGCGCTCCACCACGGCGTGGAAGAAGAGGGCGCGCACCCCCTCGGCTCGGCCTCGGACCTCCGCCACATCGAGGATTGCGCGCGCCACGCCGCGACCGGCCCAAGCGGGGGCGACGGAGAGGCGCGAGAGCTGCCATCGATCCGGCGAACGCGGGGTCACGCGCATCACGCCCACGTCCCGGCCCTCGGCATCCATGACGAAGCACACGCGCGCGCCCGCCTCGAGCTCTTTCGCCACCTCGGAGGGCTCGGCGACGGCTCCATCGGCGATCGGCAACCCCGGCAAGGGATCGACGTATTGGTGCGCGGCCCGATCCAACGCGGCGATCCGCGCGGCCACGGAGCTCCGATCGCGGCGCGGGATCTCCATGACCCCGGTGAAGGACAGCGAGGAGAACGGCGGGGACGGCTCGTTCGGCGCGTTCATGGCGTTGGCCGTCATCGATCCCTCGCGGGGTGAATGGCATATTGCGTGTGCACCGGGGTGACGGCCAGCGCGCGGGTGAGCAAATCGATTTGAATGACGTTGGGCGCGAGGGTCGGCGGGCGCTTCTTCAAGAGGGTCACCAGCACCTCGGTGCACACCATGGCGGTGGCCAGGTAGACGCAGACATTGACGGCCGGGATCAAATTGGTGTTCATCGGCCGCGTGGCCGTGAGCCACTCGTTCGGCAAATAGGCGTGCGGGAGGCGCGCTGGGGTCACGGCGTTCCAGAATTTTCCGAGCCGGGTCACGTCGTCGTCCTCGGGCCGGATGCCGAAACACTCCACGAACGAAGGCGACTCGGGGCCGAACATGGTGACGGACGTACTGAAGCCGAAGGGCGAGCCCGTGATCGAATAAAGGCCGCGATTGCGCGCGCCGTCGTGGAGGGCTTCGTAGACGGCGGCGGAGAAGTAATCGATGGAGTTGATGGCGAAGTCGATGCCCTCGAAGAAGGGGCCGGAGGTCTCTTTGCTGAACATCTTTCGAATGGTTCGAACATCGACCCGAGGGTTGATGGCCAGCGCCATTTCCCGCATGACCTCCACCTTCGGGCGCCCCATCGTCTCGGTGGTGGCACCCACCTGGCGATTGAGGTTCGACGTATCGAAGGTGTCGCCATCCATGATGGTGAATTTTTCGAAGCCCATACGCGTGAGCGCGATCAAGTAATGTCCGCCGACGCCGCCTTGCCCGGCGATGCCAATCCGGAACGAGCGGAGCCGACCCATGTCCTCGCGGGTGACCATCCCCACGTTGCGACCGAATGCCGTATCGTAATCGAAGCTCATTGGCCCAATCCTTTCTGGTGCGCGCGTGATGCTCGTTCCTGCTCGTGCGGTGCGGGAGGACGTCCCCCGTCGCGATGGTCGCGTGCTCGTCAATCGGCAAAGTCCCGCGGGCGCTCGCGCGCGCTCACGCGAGGGTGCCGCCGTCGACGATCAAGCAGCTCCCCGTGATCCAGCTGGCCCGATCGGAGGCGAGGAAAACGGCCGCTTGGGCCACGTCTTCCGGGGTACCGATGCGGCCGAGGGGGTGCGCCGCCAGGACGAATCGCCGGTACTCCTCCGTATCGCCGCGAAATTTTCGAAGCTGTACCTCCATATCCGTCTGAACCAATCCCGGACAAATGGCGGCCGCCCGAATGCCGTACGCGGCATAATCGAGGGCGATGTTGCGCGTGATGCCGACGGCCGCCGCCTTCGAGGCGTTGTAGGCCCCCGCGCGCCGCGTCCCTTTGAACGCCGCGGTCGATGCGACGGTCAAAATGGTGCCGCGCTTGCGTTCCACCATGCGCGGCAGGACGCTCCGCGACGCGAGAAACACGCCGCGGGCGTTGACATTCATGGTGCGATCCCAATCCTCGACCGCGATCTCCGTCAGCGAGCCGCCCACCCAAATGCCCGCCACATTCACCAGGACATCCACCGCGGGAAAGCGCCGGTGGATCTCGTCGAAGGCGGCCGCCACCGAAGGTTCGTCGGCCACATCGACCCGCACCGAGACCGCATGCCCCCCCGCCTCGCGGATCTCCGCCGCCGTCGTCTCCGCGCTGGCGCCGTCGCGATCGGCGATCACCACCTTGCTCCCTTCGCGCGCGAACGCGGTCGCGATCCCTTTGCCGATGCCGCGGCCGGCCCCCGTCACCACGGACACCCGACCTGCGAGCTCGGTGCTCACCGTGCACCCCCTTCGCTCATCGCGCACCTCCTTCGGCCATTCGAATCAACAGGTCCATATGGCGCCACACCTTCTCGAAGGCATCGGCGTACCGCTCCAAGACGGGGCCCGCGGCCGGGTTGAGGTGCGCCTTCTGCAGGGTGAACGAGTCCTCGATCACGGCGCGCGTCACCGGCAGCTCGCCCGCCGGGCAACCCTGGAAGACGGGCTGCTCCGAGAGCGGCATCGATTGATACCGCGACACGGGCACGCCTTCGGCGCGCAGCGCGCGGCAAACGATGGCGCGCAGCGGGCCGCTCGAGCTCGGGGTCCGGCCCAACGCCGTCGCGTCGCACCGCAAACGCAAGATGTGCCAAGCGTGGCCGCGATCGGGGAGCGCGCGCGGAACCACCAAGCCGGGCAAGGGCGCGAGGCGGGTGAGAAAGGTGCGCACGTGCTGATCGCGCTGCATCTGCTCCGTGTCGAATCGTTCCAGCTGGCTGCGCGTGAAGGCGGCTTGGATGGCGTTGATCTTCGCGTTCCACCCCATGATCCGCGAGATGTAGTCGCGCGTTCCATCCTTCGCCAAGGTTTCGCCGAACTGGCGCATGGCCGCGATCCGCTCATAAAGGGCGGTGTCGTCGGTGGTCACCAGCCCGCCCTCGCCGCACGTGGGGAGGTTCTTGGAGACGTTGAGGCTGAAGGTCGCCGCGCTCCCCAGCGATCCCACGTGCCGGCCGCGGTAGACCACGCCGTGCGCCTGCGCGGCGTCTTCGATCACCGCGATGCCATGGCGCTCGGCCACCTCGCGGATCGCGTCCATCTCGGCGGGCAGGCCGTGCAAATGAACCGGAACGACCGCCCGGGTGCGCGGGGTGATGGCGGCCTCGAAGGCGGCCGGCGAGAGATTGTAGGTCGCCGGATCGATGTCGGCGAAGACCGGGGTGGCCTGCAGATGAACCGGTGCAAGCCCAGTGGCGACGAAGCTCAATGCCGGAACCACGACCTCGTCGCCGGGGCCGATGCCGACCGCCGCGAGCGCAATTTGAATGGCAATCGTACCATTGGCGACCGCCGCACAATGGCGAACGCCGACGCGTTTGGCCCACGCCTCTTCCAAGCCGGCGATCTCGCGCTCGCCGGAGGCCATGGCCGTGAACTTGCCGCTGTCGAGCACCCGATTCACGGCCTCGCGATCCGCCGCGGTGACCACCGGCCACTCGGGCATCGCCGTGCCCCGCGGCACCGCGCGCGCCCCGCCCAACATGGCCAGCCTATCCATCGCTCTTCCTTCGCTCATGTTTCGGCCCCTCGAACGAGATATGCGTGCAGGTCATCGAGCACGCGTTGCTGATCCTCGTGGAGCGCGCGGGCGCGCCGGCGCAATCGCCCGGCTCCATCGGGGAGCTCGCGCGCCATCGCGATCGAGATGCGCAAAGCCGTCCAGTGGTGGGCGACGCGCTGCACCCCGCGCGCGATCTCGCGCAGCTCGGCGCAGTCCACGTCGTTCGCGGCGCGGGCCAGCCAATCGGCGTGCACCCCCGCCGCTGCGAGGGACGTGCCGGACACGATGAACCCCTCGTCCACCGCCTCACCCAAACGGTCCGCCAAATCCGCCAGAAACCGCGCCTGGCCGGCCATCCCGGAATAAGTATCGCGCTCATCCGACTCCGATGGCCCCGCTGGATCCGGCGAACCGGCCCGCCAGCGCGCCACATTGCGACGGAGCACGTCCATGCGCTTGGCGTGATCCCAAGGCTCGTGGCGACGGCGGATGTCCACCGAGAGCCAGCGGTGCGCAATGGGACTCTCGGTGAAGAAGCGGTCCCGCGCGTGCATCGCCGGGTTGAACGAGCCGCGCGCCGCCGTCAGCACATGGCGCGGGATGTCGCCCTCGAAGAAGGGCGGCACCGCGTCCAGCACGCGCACCGTGTCCTCTTCGTCGTCGAAGCCGTACACGATCAACAAATGATTCGCGTGAACGTCTTGGTACGCGGGGCGGAAGGGCAAATGGTAGTTGTCGACGGCCACGGCCACCGGTTTTTCGAAGGTGGCGATCTGCTCCCGCACCGGGCCCCAGCCCTCGTCGTCCGGCCAGCACCACGCCGACCGCACATCGATGTATGGTGCAAGGGCCTGGAGGATCGAAATTCCGGGCGGGCACGGGTAGTAATACTCCTCGCGCCTCGCGTCGCCCCGGCGGTAATAAAAGCTCCACCCGGAGCCCAACGCGTCGATCACATCGATGCCGTGATAGGCAAAGAGCGTCCCCGCGCACGCGTGAAGGCAACCCGCCAGATCGTGCCGAAACGAGCGCACGCCCTCGAGGATCCGCTTCATGGTGCCTCCGTGGCATCAGGCAACGCGGCCAAGAACGCGGTGATGGCAAATACGTGAATCGCCGGATTGTCCGGGAAACGAAGCGCAGCCAAAGGCGACTCCCTGGTGACGGGGATGCGGTGCCGCCAGAGGGTCGGCGCGTGCCCTTTTTGCACGTGCCTCGGATAGTGCAGCGCCTGGCATCGCAACCCCTCCGCGCCGGGCGGCCCGAAGCGGGGCGGGGTCTCGGGCCAAAAATCGTCCACCCGAAGCCACTCGCGATCGAGGTTGCCGTCGGCGAAGTGGAGCCACACGTGGTCCTCGGTGCGGCGCTCGGCGGCCGCCAGGAGGTAAATCCAATCGTAGC contains these protein-coding regions:
- a CDS encoding GNAT family N-acetyltransferase — protein: MTANAMNAPNEPSPPFSSLSFTGVMEIPRRDRSSVAARIAALDRAAHQYVDPLPGLPIADGAVAEPSEVAKELEAGARVCFVMDAEGRDVGVMRVTPRSPDRWQLSRLSVAPAWAGRGVARAILDVAEVRGRAEGVRALFFHAVVERGKPQLWIRRGYRIVDRWPALGKPLTEVTMERDPSTPRTPLDFPWEGDDALPENGVLVAWFLAGDIPRAATGLIARGVPSSIQQHHAMQPRGTVFLGADVWPAGGALELDAVRATLAQLGGEAATETSYDFRRPLAAIRPYVVPRDGQPELRALSRFPQGIAVPARYGREEPTLE
- a CDS encoding ThiF family adenylyltransferase; amino-acid sequence: MSFDYDTAFGRNVGMVTREDMGRLRSFRIGIAGQGGVGGHYLIALTRMGFEKFTIMDGDTFDTSNLNRQVGATTETMGRPKVEVMREMALAINPRVDVRTIRKMFSKETSGPFFEGIDFAINSIDYFSAAVYEALHDGARNRGLYSITGSPFGFSTSVTMFGPESPSFVECFGIRPEDDDVTRLGKFWNAVTPARLPHAYLPNEWLTATRPMNTNLIPAVNVCVYLATAMVCTEVLVTLLKKRPPTLAPNVIQIDLLTRALAVTPVHTQYAIHPARDR
- a CDS encoding DegT/DnrJ/EryC1/StrS family aminotransferase codes for the protein MSEGRAMDRLAMLGGARAVPRGTAMPEWPVVTAADREAVNRVLDSGKFTAMASGEREIAGLEEAWAKRVGVRHCAAVANGTIAIQIALAAVGIGPGDEVVVPALSFVATGLAPVHLQATPVFADIDPATYNLSPAAFEAAITPRTRAVVPVHLHGLPAEMDAIREVAERHGIAVIEDAAQAHGVVYRGRHVGSLGSAATFSLNVSKNLPTCGEGGLVTTDDTALYERIAAMRQFGETLAKDGTRDYISRIMGWNAKINAIQAAFTRSQLERFDTEQMQRDQHVRTFLTRLAPLPGLVVPRALPDRGHAWHILRLRCDATALGRTPSSSGPLRAIVCRALRAEGVPVSRYQSMPLSEQPVFQGCPAGELPVTRAVIEDSFTLQKAHLNPAAGPVLERYADAFEKVWRHMDLLIRMAEGGAR
- a CDS encoding BtrH N-terminal domain-containing protein yields the protein MKRILEGVRSFRHDLAGCLHACAGTLFAYHGIDVIDALGSGWSFYYRRGDARREEYYYPCPPGISILQALAPYIDVRSAWCWPDDEGWGPVREQIATFEKPVAVAVDNYHLPFRPAYQDVHANHLLIVYGFDDEEDTVRVLDAVPPFFEGDIPRHVLTAARGSFNPAMHARDRFFTESPIAHRWLSVDIRRRHEPWDHAKRMDVLRRNVARWRAGSPDPAGPSESDERDTYSGMAGQARFLADLADRLGEAVDEGFIVSGTSLAAAGVHADWLARAANDVDCAELREIARGVQRVAHHWTALRISIAMARELPDGAGRLRRRARALHEDQQRVLDDLHAYLVRGAET
- a CDS encoding transketolase, giving the protein MNNPSLDRDALAARARTIREHIVALCISPEGGHLGGALSLADILTVLYFSVLRVDPNDPAHPDRDIFILSKGHGVLALYATLAERGFFPVDELATFGQPGSRLMAHPVRAVPGIEMPTGSLGHGLSLALGFALASRDRDEARRRRVFCVLGDGELQEGSVWEAAMAAPSLRLDNLVAIVDRNGLQITGPTEQTVRLEPLVERWRSFGWMVHDVDGHDIDRLKDVLSSSQPPNTPGTPTVLVAKTVKGKGIAAVEGTLKSHFARLRKRVPVQ
- a CDS encoding glucose 1-dehydrogenase; protein product: MSTELAGRVSVVTGAGRGIGKGIATAFAREGSKVVIADRDGASAETTAAEIREAGGHAVSVRVDVADEPSVAAAFDEIHRRFPAVDVLVNVAGIWVGGSLTEIAVEDWDRTMNVNARGVFLASRSVLPRMVERKRGTILTVASTAAFKGTRRAGAYNASKAAAVGITRNIALDYAAYGIRAAAICPGLVQTDMEVQLRKFRGDTEEYRRFVLAAHPLGRIGTPEDVAQAAVFLASDRASWITGSCLIVDGGTLA